A stretch of Pseudomonas taetrolens DNA encodes these proteins:
- a CDS encoding OprD family porin: MKVTSCAVLALSISSLTAMAHAEEFIPTGLKSDSSAQSETKGFFEEQTLSGTTRNWYANELKRHGGRFTYNDNGVQKSTPRRINWVQGTILDYSSGFTQGTVGFKTQVAAYNAIALDRDANDIAGVNNRTLTRNDGDAVGQWSKLGLANLQARISNTTLTVGRQNFSSPTIDVIGNRALPSSFQGVGLHSEEFNNLSFDAGSFDRVSPRTEQSLSKFRSEYSATGVETDRASVGGVNYQPFKNLKTSLYATHVEDFWNQYYFGAVHDWGDNAVLGLNTNLNYYKTVDTGSKAMGDINNDTFSLAMGLTHQAHTVTFSYQQVIGDEYFDYLHETNGIYLANSLLSDFNGPNEKSFQVAYVINMAQYGIPGLKFNAYHARGWDINGTKYKGDAYDVRSMDDETHSEYSIGTSYAIQSGPLKATAIRATYTTHRASKNQSDGDINEFRLVTTIPFNIL, from the coding sequence ATGAAAGTAACAAGCTGCGCAGTGCTCGCCTTGTCCATCAGCAGCCTCACTGCGATGGCCCACGCAGAAGAGTTCATCCCTACCGGGCTGAAATCCGACAGCAGCGCCCAGAGCGAAACAAAGGGTTTTTTTGAAGAACAGACGCTGAGTGGCACCACCCGTAACTGGTACGCCAACGAACTCAAACGGCATGGCGGGCGCTTCACCTATAACGACAACGGTGTGCAAAAAAGCACCCCGCGCCGGATTAACTGGGTACAGGGCACCATCCTCGACTACAGCTCGGGCTTCACCCAAGGCACGGTAGGTTTCAAGACCCAGGTGGCGGCCTACAACGCCATCGCGCTGGACCGCGACGCCAATGACATTGCCGGGGTCAACAACCGTACCCTGACTCGCAACGATGGCGATGCAGTGGGTCAGTGGAGCAAGCTCGGCCTGGCCAACCTGCAGGCACGCATTTCCAACACCACACTGACCGTGGGCCGACAGAACTTCAGCAGCCCGACCATCGATGTGATCGGTAACCGTGCACTGCCATCAAGCTTCCAGGGGGTGGGCCTGCACAGCGAAGAGTTCAATAACCTGTCCTTCGATGCCGGCTCCTTTGACCGGGTATCGCCACGTACCGAACAGAGCCTGAGCAAGTTTCGCTCCGAGTACAGCGCCACCGGCGTCGAAACCGACCGTGCCAGCGTTGGCGGCGTGAACTACCAACCGTTCAAGAACCTGAAGACTTCGTTGTACGCCACTCACGTTGAAGACTTCTGGAACCAGTACTACTTCGGCGCGGTGCACGATTGGGGTGACAACGCCGTACTGGGGCTGAACACCAACCTCAACTACTACAAAACCGTCGACACCGGCAGCAAGGCCATGGGGGATATCAATAACGATACCTTCAGCCTGGCGATGGGCCTGACTCACCAGGCCCATACCGTGACATTCTCGTACCAGCAAGTCATCGGTGACGAGTATTTCGACTACCTGCACGAAACCAACGGCATCTACCTGGCCAACTCCCTGCTCTCGGACTTTAACGGCCCGAATGAGAAGTCCTTCCAGGTGGCCTACGTCATCAACATGGCGCAGTACGGTATTCCGGGCCTCAAGTTCAATGCTTACCACGCCCGCGGCTGGGACATTAACGGCACCAAGTACAAGGGTGATGCCTATGACGTGAGAAGCATGGACGATGAAACCCACTCCGAGTACAGCATCGGTACGTCCTATGCCATTCAGAGCGGCCCCCTGAAAGCCACTGCCATTCGCGCCACCTACACCACTCACCGAGCCAGCAAAAACCAGTCCGACGGCGACATCAACGAGTTCCGCCTGGTGACCACCATTCCGTTCAACATTCTGTAA
- a CDS encoding YajG family lipoprotein produces the protein MLQRLLFGLITVTSLTLVGCAHSPQQLSPQPKLTTQLAPVGRGQPVVVRVVDGRPSPTLGTRGGMYPETSAISVSSADLIPKLQAQAEAAVRLLGYTPTSNAINAPTLTVTLAELKYQSPKDTMYVTEATIGATFRSDVKNGGRTYNGRYGASLDQRFGMAPNQETNTKLVSDVLSDALTRVFKDPSIGRLLGE, from the coding sequence ATGTTGCAACGCCTGTTGTTCGGTTTGATTACTGTGACCAGTTTGACTCTGGTCGGCTGTGCCCACAGCCCGCAACAACTCAGCCCGCAACCCAAGTTGACTACTCAACTTGCACCAGTCGGTCGTGGCCAGCCGGTGGTGGTTCGCGTGGTGGATGGTCGTCCATCGCCAACCTTGGGCACCCGTGGCGGCATGTATCCTGAAACCAGCGCGATCAGCGTCAGCAGCGCTGACCTGATTCCAAAACTGCAGGCCCAGGCCGAAGCTGCCGTGCGCTTGCTGGGTTACACGCCAACGTCCAATGCGATCAATGCACCCACGTTGACCGTGACGTTGGCCGAGCTGAAGTATCAGTCGCCCAAAGACACCATGTACGTCACAGAAGCTACGATCGGCGCGACCTTTCGTTCTGATGTGAAGAACGGCGGTCGTACCTACAACGGTCGTTATGGCGCATCACTGGATCAGCGTTTCGGCATGGCGCCGAATCAGGAAACCAACACCAAGCTGGTGAGCGATGTCCTGAGTGATGCCTTGACGCGTGTATTCAAAGACCCGTCAATCGGTCGTCTGCTGGGCGAGTAA
- a CDS encoding response regulator transcription factor — MSEEIQVEGEELPHLLLVDDDATFTRVMARAMSRRGFRVSTAGSAEEGLILAQQDLPDFAALDLKMDGDSGLVLLPKLLELDPEMRVVILTGYSSIATAVEAIKRGACNYLCKPADADDVLAALLSQHADLETLVPDNPMSVDRLQWEHIQRVLGEHEGNISATARALGMHRRTLQRKLQKRPVRR, encoded by the coding sequence ATGAGTGAAGAAATTCAGGTCGAAGGCGAAGAACTGCCGCATTTGTTGTTGGTAGATGACGACGCCACGTTTACCCGCGTCATGGCTCGCGCCATGAGCCGCCGCGGTTTCCGCGTCAGTACGGCGGGCTCTGCCGAAGAAGGGCTGATTCTGGCGCAACAGGACCTGCCCGATTTCGCTGCGCTGGACCTGAAAATGGACGGTGACTCAGGCCTGGTCTTGCTGCCCAAGCTGCTTGAGCTTGATCCCGAAATGCGGGTTGTGATTCTCACGGGTTATTCGAGCATCGCTACGGCCGTTGAGGCGATCAAGCGCGGTGCCTGCAATTACTTGTGCAAGCCGGCTGATGCCGATGACGTGCTGGCGGCGCTGCTGTCCCAGCACGCGGATCTTGAAACGCTGGTACCGGACAACCCGATGTCGGTTGACCGTCTGCAGTGGGAGCACATCCAGCGCGTGTTGGGTGAGCATGAAGGCAACATCTCGGCAACGGCCCGTGCGTTGGGCATGCACCGTCGGACCCTGCAGCGCAAACTGCAAAAGCGTCCGGTTCGGCGCTGA
- a CDS encoding ATP-binding protein → MLAPVQLLSATRQNLWRLTFIRMLVLAAQAGSVGFAYLFDLLPLPWFELGVTLGCSMLLCAFTAIRLRTTWPVTELEYALQLACDLFIHSALLYFSGGSTNPFVSYYLVPLTIAAVTLPWRYSLVLTGIALALYTLLLLQFYPVDTVPFFREQLQIYGMWLSFALSAAVITFFAAKMGEELRRQEELRALRREEGLRDQQLLAVATQAAGAAHELGTPLSTMSVLLKEMRRDHLDPELQDDLSVLQDQVKLCKETLQQLVRAAEANRRLAIEVQGVTQWLDEALNRWHLMRPEATYRFQCLGRGPVPRLAPPPDLTQALLNLLNNAADACPEGLEVSVDWDAVDLTISIRDHGAGVPLAIAEQIGKPFFTTKGKGFGLGLFLSKASVTRAGGSVKLYSHEDGGTLTELRLPRVARGNENE, encoded by the coding sequence ATGCTCGCCCCCGTACAGTTATTGTCTGCGACTCGTCAGAACCTTTGGCGCCTTACGTTTATCCGCATGTTGGTGCTGGCTGCCCAGGCCGGCTCCGTAGGTTTTGCGTATCTGTTTGATTTGCTGCCGCTGCCCTGGTTCGAGCTGGGTGTCACCCTCGGCTGCTCCATGCTGCTGTGCGCGTTTACCGCCATCCGGTTGCGCACCACGTGGCCGGTCACGGAGCTGGAGTACGCACTGCAACTGGCCTGTGACCTGTTTATCCACAGCGCCCTGTTGTACTTCTCCGGGGGCTCGACCAATCCCTTCGTATCTTATTATCTGGTGCCGCTGACGATTGCGGCAGTGACATTGCCCTGGCGTTATTCGCTGGTCTTGACCGGCATTGCGCTGGCGCTTTATACGTTGTTGCTGCTGCAGTTCTACCCGGTCGATACAGTGCCGTTCTTCCGCGAGCAGCTGCAGATCTACGGGATGTGGCTCAGCTTTGCGCTTTCAGCGGCCGTGATTACCTTCTTTGCCGCCAAAATGGGCGAAGAGTTGCGCCGCCAGGAAGAACTGCGAGCCCTGCGACGTGAAGAAGGCTTGCGAGACCAGCAGTTGCTGGCCGTTGCGACTCAAGCGGCCGGTGCTGCCCATGAGCTGGGTACACCCTTGTCGACCATGAGCGTGTTGCTCAAGGAGATGCGCCGGGACCATCTGGATCCGGAGCTGCAGGACGACTTGAGCGTACTTCAGGATCAGGTCAAATTGTGCAAAGAAACCCTGCAGCAACTGGTGCGCGCTGCCGAGGCCAATCGCCGGCTGGCCATTGAGGTTCAAGGTGTCACGCAGTGGCTCGATGAAGCCTTGAACCGCTGGCACCTGATGCGCCCTGAAGCCACATATCGCTTTCAGTGTCTGGGGCGTGGGCCGGTACCACGCTTGGCGCCACCTCCGGACTTGACCCAGGCGCTGCTCAATTTGCTCAACAATGCAGCCGATGCTTGCCCGGAAGGGCTGGAAGTCAGCGTCGACTGGGATGCGGTTGATCTGACGATCAGTATTCGTGATCACGGTGCAGGTGTACCGTTGGCCATCGCCGAACAAATCGGCAAACCCTTTTTTACCACTAAGGGCAAAGGCTTCGGTCTGGGCCTATTCTTGAGCAAAGCCAGCGTGACACGTGCTGGCGGCTCGGTAAAACTCTACAGTCATGAGGATGGCGGCACGCTCACCGAGCTGCGCCTGCCGCGTGTCGCCCGAGGAAACGAAAATGAGTGA
- a CDS encoding PA4642 family protein: MRKDKKQLIGDEIGDEQIKLFLDFEPVDATSPSLHKLIKAYRGLRIDDFERFLAFFKEAGYDLDGKDEHGQTLVDIIKDQRNAEEYIELIEKARG, from the coding sequence ATGCGTAAAGATAAGAAGCAGTTGATTGGTGATGAAATTGGCGATGAGCAGATCAAGTTGTTCCTGGACTTTGAACCCGTAGACGCCACTTCGCCCTCGCTGCACAAACTGATCAAAGCCTATCGCGGTCTGCGTATCGACGACTTTGAGCGCTTCCTGGCGTTCTTCAAGGAAGCCGGGTACGACCTTGATGGCAAGGATGAGCACGGTCAGACACTCGTCGACATCATCAAGGATCAGCGCAACGCCGAAGAGTACATTGAGCTTATCGAGAAGGCTCGCGGCTAA
- the mqo gene encoding malate dehydrogenase (quinone), giving the protein MAHNEAVDVVLVGAGIMSATLAVLLKELDPGIKLEVVEQMDSGAAESSNPWNNAGTGHAGLCELNYTPQAADGSIDIKKAVHINAQFEVSKQFWAYLAQQGTFGSCKSFISPVPHLSYVQGEKGVSFLKKRFEVLSKHHAFSDMEYTEDKAKMAEWMPLMMPGRPADEVISATRVMHGTDVNFGALTQQLLKHLASAPDTQIKYSKKVTGLKRNGSGWTVSIKDTNSGNTRHIDAKFVFLGAGGAALPLLQASGIEESKGYGGFPVSGQWLRCDNPEVVKLHQAKVYSQAAVGSPPMSVPHLDTRVVDGKKSLLFGPYAGFTTKFLKHGSFMDLPMSIRLGNIGPMLAVARDNMDLTKYLVSEVRQSMEQRLDSLRRFYPQAKAEDWRLEIAGQRVQIIKKDPKKGGVLQFGTELVAAKDGSLAALLGASPGASVTVSIMLDLIERCFPQKAAGEWATKLKEIFPAREKTLETDAELYREISTRNSELLELVEPNTSIA; this is encoded by the coding sequence ATGGCGCATAACGAAGCAGTCGACGTAGTACTGGTTGGAGCGGGCATCATGAGTGCCACCCTCGCCGTACTGCTCAAAGAGCTCGACCCCGGCATTAAGCTGGAAGTTGTTGAGCAGATGGACTCAGGTGCTGCGGAGAGTTCCAACCCGTGGAACAACGCAGGCACCGGCCACGCCGGGCTGTGCGAATTGAACTATACGCCGCAAGCGGCTGACGGTTCGATCGACATCAAAAAGGCTGTGCATATCAATGCACAGTTCGAAGTCTCGAAACAGTTTTGGGCCTACCTGGCGCAACAAGGGACCTTCGGCTCATGCAAATCCTTCATCAGCCCAGTGCCTCACCTGAGCTACGTGCAAGGTGAAAAAGGTGTGTCCTTCCTGAAAAAACGTTTTGAAGTGCTGAGCAAGCACCATGCGTTTTCAGACATGGAATACACCGAAGACAAGGCAAAAATGGCTGAATGGATGCCATTGATGATGCCGGGCCGCCCGGCAGACGAAGTCATCTCCGCCACCCGTGTCATGCACGGCACCGACGTCAACTTCGGCGCCCTGACCCAGCAACTGCTCAAGCATTTGGCCAGCGCTCCCGACACGCAGATCAAATACAGCAAAAAAGTCACTGGCCTCAAGCGCAATGGCAGCGGCTGGACAGTGAGCATCAAAGACACCAACAGCGGCAACACGCGCCACATCGATGCCAAATTCGTGTTCCTCGGTGCCGGTGGCGCGGCCTTGCCGCTGCTGCAAGCCTCGGGCATTGAGGAAAGCAAAGGCTACGGCGGTTTCCCGGTCAGCGGCCAGTGGCTGCGTTGCGACAACCCGGAAGTGGTCAAGCTTCACCAGGCCAAGGTCTACAGCCAGGCGGCCGTAGGCTCCCCACCGATGTCGGTACCGCATCTGGACACCCGTGTCGTGGACGGCAAGAAGTCCCTGTTGTTTGGACCGTATGCCGGCTTCACGACCAAGTTCCTCAAGCACGGTTCGTTCATGGACCTGCCGATGTCGATTCGCTTGGGTAATATCGGACCAATGCTCGCCGTCGCCCGTGACAACATGGATCTGACCAAGTACCTGGTCAGTGAGGTCCGTCAATCGATGGAGCAACGCCTGGACTCCCTGCGTCGCTTCTATCCACAGGCCAAGGCCGAAGACTGGCGTCTTGAGATCGCGGGCCAACGGGTTCAGATCATCAAGAAAGACCCGAAAAAAGGCGGCGTGCTGCAGTTCGGTACCGAACTGGTTGCAGCCAAGGACGGCTCATTGGCCGCCCTGCTCGGCGCCTCTCCGGGCGCTTCGGTGACGGTATCGATCATGCTCGACCTGATCGAGCGCTGCTTCCCGCAAAAAGCAGCTGGCGAGTGGGCGACCAAGCTCAAGGAAATTTTCCCGGCACGGGAAAAAACCCTTGAGACCGACGCTGAGTTGTACCGTGAAATCAGCACCCGCAACTCCGAGTTGCTGGAACTGGTAGAACCGAACACCAGCATCGCGTAA
- a CDS encoding ABC transporter substrate-binding protein, producing the protein MKRLPLRTTLAAALICTAVSVSAKNLVVCTEASPEGFDIVQYTTAVTTDASAETVLNRLVDFKPGTTDIEPALAERWEISPDGLEYTFYLRPGVKFHTTDYFQPTRTLNADDVVWSFQRQLDPKHPWHSKSLVGYPYFESMGFKSLLKSVEKVDDMTVKFTLNHAESPFLRDVAIPFTSIYSSEYADQLLKAGKTQELNSKPIGTGPFIFVRYNKDAQVRFKANPDYFRGKPPSDNLIFAISTDSNVRQQKLKANECQIALYPKPDDVKNIRKDPNLKVDELAALMTSYIAINTGHKYLSDVRVRQALDIAFDKETYLNTVHGKGNALIAVNPYPPTMLGFNTSIQSPPRDLDKARALLKEAGVPPGYVITLFTRNGGGPTNPNPMLGAQLLQSDLKKIGLTLDIRVMEWGEMLKRAKAGEHDLVSTGWGGDNGDPDNFLTPLLSCEAAKNGENYARWCNKDFEALITRARNISEPAERAALYEQAQVIFHQDQPWINVTHPMLFTARRNNVEGYTLSPLTNNNFATTQVK; encoded by the coding sequence ATGAAACGACTTCCATTGCGCACCACCCTTGCCGCTGCACTGATCTGCACGGCTGTCAGTGTGTCTGCCAAAAACCTGGTGGTCTGCACCGAAGCCAGCCCCGAAGGTTTTGACATCGTTCAGTACACCACCGCCGTCACCACCGATGCGTCGGCAGAAACCGTGCTCAATCGACTGGTCGACTTCAAACCCGGCACTACGGATATCGAACCTGCCCTGGCCGAGCGCTGGGAGATCAGCCCGGACGGCCTTGAATACACGTTTTACCTGCGCCCCGGCGTCAAGTTCCACACCACTGACTATTTCCAACCGACCCGAACCCTGAATGCCGACGACGTGGTCTGGAGCTTTCAGCGCCAGCTGGACCCAAAGCACCCGTGGCACAGCAAATCGTTGGTCGGTTACCCCTACTTTGAAAGCATGGGCTTCAAGAGCCTGCTCAAAAGCGTCGAAAAAGTTGACGACATGACCGTCAAATTCACCCTCAATCATGCCGAATCACCGTTCTTACGTGACGTGGCCATACCGTTCACCTCGATCTACTCCTCGGAGTACGCCGACCAGTTGCTCAAAGCCGGCAAAACCCAGGAGTTGAACAGCAAACCCATTGGCACCGGCCCGTTTATTTTCGTGCGGTACAACAAGGACGCTCAGGTACGCTTCAAGGCCAACCCGGATTACTTCCGCGGCAAGCCGCCCAGCGATAACCTGATCTTTGCCATCAGTACCGACAGCAACGTGCGCCAGCAAAAGCTCAAGGCCAACGAATGCCAGATCGCGCTCTACCCCAAGCCCGATGACGTCAAGAACATCCGCAAAGACCCGAACCTGAAAGTCGATGAGCTGGCTGCGCTGATGACCAGCTATATCGCCATCAATACCGGCCACAAGTACCTGAGCGATGTCCGGGTGCGCCAGGCCCTCGATATCGCCTTCGACAAAGAAACTTACCTCAACACCGTGCACGGTAAGGGCAATGCCCTGATTGCAGTCAACCCGTATCCACCGACCATGCTCGGGTTCAACACCAGCATCCAGAGCCCGCCTCGCGATCTGGACAAAGCCCGTGCATTGCTCAAGGAAGCCGGTGTACCACCCGGTTATGTCATCACCCTCTTTACCCGAAACGGCGGTGGCCCGACCAACCCGAATCCGATGCTCGGCGCACAGTTGTTGCAATCGGACCTGAAAAAAATCGGTCTGACGCTGGATATCCGGGTGATGGAATGGGGTGAAATGCTCAAGCGCGCCAAGGCGGGCGAGCACGATCTGGTCTCAACCGGCTGGGGCGGTGACAACGGCGACCCGGACAATTTCCTGACCCCGTTGCTGAGCTGCGAGGCCGCCAAGAACGGCGAAAACTACGCCCGCTGGTGCAATAAAGACTTCGAGGCACTGATCACCCGGGCCCGTAATATCAGTGAACCCGCTGAGCGGGCTGCACTCTATGAACAGGCCCAGGTCATTTTCCATCAGGACCAGCCCTGGATTAACGTGACACACCCCATGCTCTTTACCGCCAGACGCAACAACGTCGAGGGTTATACCCTTAGCCCGCTGACCAATAACAACTTCGCCACCACCCAGGTGAAGTAG
- a CDS encoding ABC transporter permease subunit codes for MFSFIARRVGLLIPTFFGITLLTFALIRMIPGDPVEVMMGERRVDPEMHAQAMERLGLNKPLYEQYFDYIGKLAHGDLGESLRTRESVWTEFSALFPATLELSMAAPLFAGILGLLAGVIAALKRGSFFDHGVMGISLAGYSMPIFWWGLILIMFFSVGLGWTPVSGRIDLLYDIEPKTGFMLIDTLLSDEPDAFWDALHHLILPAIVLGTIPLAVIARMTRSSMLEVLREDYIRTARAKGLSPARVVFVHGLRNALIPVLTVVGLQVGTLLAGAVLTETIFSWPGIGKWLIEAIGARDYPVVQNGILLIACLVILVNFVVDILYGFANPRIRHQR; via the coding sequence ATGTTTAGTTTTATAGCCCGCCGAGTGGGATTGTTGATCCCCACGTTCTTCGGCATCACCTTGCTCACATTCGCCCTGATTCGCATGATCCCCGGCGATCCGGTCGAAGTCATGATGGGCGAGCGTCGGGTCGACCCTGAGATGCACGCCCAGGCCATGGAGCGTCTGGGCCTGAACAAGCCGCTGTACGAACAGTATTTTGACTACATCGGTAAACTGGCCCACGGCGACCTCGGTGAATCGTTAAGAACCCGTGAAAGTGTGTGGACCGAATTCAGCGCACTGTTCCCCGCCACTCTGGAGCTGTCGATGGCTGCGCCGTTGTTCGCCGGCATCCTCGGGCTGCTGGCCGGGGTGATTGCAGCCCTCAAACGAGGCTCGTTTTTTGACCACGGGGTGATGGGCATCTCCCTCGCGGGCTATTCGATGCCGATTTTCTGGTGGGGTCTGATTCTGATCATGTTCTTCTCGGTCGGCCTGGGCTGGACCCCGGTTTCCGGGCGAATCGACCTGCTGTACGACATTGAGCCGAAAACCGGTTTCATGCTGATCGACACCTTGCTCAGCGACGAGCCCGACGCCTTCTGGGATGCGCTGCACCACTTGATCCTGCCCGCTATCGTGCTGGGCACCATTCCGCTGGCGGTGATCGCGCGGATGACCCGCTCCTCCATGCTGGAAGTATTGCGCGAAGACTACATCCGCACCGCTCGCGCCAAAGGCCTGTCACCTGCCCGCGTGGTGTTCGTGCATGGCCTGCGCAACGCGCTGATTCCGGTATTGACCGTGGTCGGCCTGCAAGTCGGTACCCTGCTGGCCGGCGCCGTACTGACCGAAACCATTTTTTCGTGGCCCGGTATCGGCAAATGGCTGATCGAAGCCATTGGCGCACGGGACTACCCCGTGGTGCAAAACGGCATCCTGCTAATCGCCTGCCTGGTGATTCTGGTCAACTTCGTGGTGGACATCCTCTACGGCTTTGCCAACCCACGCATCCGTCACCAGCGCTGA
- a CDS encoding SIMPL domain-containing protein (The SIMPL domain is named for its presence in mouse protein SIMPL (signalling molecule that associates with mouse pelle-like kinase). Bacterial member BP26, from Brucella, was shown to assemble into a channel-like structure, while YggE from E. coli has been associated with resistance to oxidative stress.) produces MFTFQRTAALLTLSIGALASLPALAEDVHYNQISLRAEASQEVPRDLMVVTLYTEAQNTDAAKLAAEITTAMNKAIGEAKQVKGVTLRQGNRNSYPVYDNKSQKITAWRERAELRLESADFSALSKLTGDLMQTLKMGSMQFTVAKATRIASQDALLKDAVNAFRARAQMATDALGGKGYKIVNLNLNSNGYPQPYMRSEMMMKAASPAMDSPPTPEIEAGTSEVSMSADGVIEVQMP; encoded by the coding sequence ATGTTTACATTCCAGCGTACAGCAGCCCTTCTGACCCTCAGCATTGGCGCCCTTGCCAGCCTGCCGGCGTTGGCTGAAGACGTTCATTACAACCAGATATCCCTGCGCGCTGAAGCCAGTCAGGAAGTCCCACGCGACTTGATGGTCGTGACGCTGTACACCGAGGCGCAAAATACCGATGCGGCCAAGCTGGCAGCCGAGATCACCACTGCCATGAACAAGGCCATTGGCGAGGCGAAGCAAGTCAAGGGCGTGACCCTGCGTCAGGGCAACCGCAACAGCTACCCGGTTTACGACAACAAATCCCAGAAGATCACCGCCTGGCGTGAACGCGCCGAGCTGCGCCTGGAAAGCGCGGACTTTTCAGCATTGTCCAAGCTCACAGGTGATCTGATGCAAACCCTGAAAATGGGCAGCATGCAATTTACCGTGGCCAAGGCAACCCGCATCGCCAGCCAGGATGCCTTGCTTAAAGATGCCGTTAACGCGTTCAGGGCTCGTGCACAAATGGCCACCGATGCGCTGGGGGGCAAAGGTTACAAGATCGTCAACCTGAACCTGAACAGCAATGGCTATCCGCAACCCTACATGCGCAGCGAAATGATGATGAAAGCCGCCTCGCCTGCCATGGACTCGCCCCCGACACCCGAGATCGAAGCCGGTACCAGTGAAGTCAGCATGAGCGCGGATGGCGTGATTGAAGTCCAGATGCCGTAA
- a CDS encoding ABC transporter substrate-binding protein, whose amino-acid sequence MFKHAVIPFLVGASLLASAPFAQAANNLVYCSEGSPAGFDPGQYTTGTDFDASAETIYNRLTQFERGGTKVEPGLATRWDISPDNLTYTFYLRDGVKFHTTPYFKPTREFNADDVLFTFNRMLDKDMPFRKAYPTEFPYFTDMGMDKNIAKVEKLDDKTVKFTLNTVDAAFIQNMAMHFASIESAEYVDKLLKEGKPSDINQKPIGTGPYVFQRYQKDSNIRYAANKDYWKPDQVKLDNLIFSINTDASARMQKLRKNECQVSLNPRPADVASLKADPKLQVIEKPGFNLGYIAYNVQHKPFDQLQVRQALDMAVNKDAILKAVYQGAGQKAVNAMPPTQWSYDETITDAAYNPEKAKELLKAAGVKEGTEITLWAMPVQRPYNPNAKLMAEMLQSDWDKIGLKVKIVSYEWGEYIKRTKNGEHDVSLIGWTGDNGDPDNWLGTLYSCDAIGGNNYSMWCDPQYDTLIKNAKAVTDRDQRTVLYKQAQQLLKQQVPITPIAHSMVNQPLSAKVQGFTVSPFGRNAFSGVSLDD is encoded by the coding sequence ATGTTCAAACACGCGGTCATTCCGTTTTTAGTGGGCGCCAGCCTGCTGGCAAGTGCACCTTTCGCCCAAGCTGCGAATAACCTGGTGTATTGCTCTGAAGGCAGTCCGGCTGGCTTTGACCCAGGTCAGTACACCACCGGCACTGACTTCGACGCATCGGCCGAAACCATTTACAACCGACTCACCCAGTTCGAACGTGGCGGCACCAAAGTTGAACCCGGCCTGGCGACCCGCTGGGATATTTCCCCCGACAATCTGACCTACACCTTCTATTTGCGTGACGGGGTCAAGTTCCACACCACGCCGTACTTCAAGCCAACCCGCGAATTCAACGCCGACGACGTGCTCTTCACCTTCAACCGCATGCTCGACAAAGACATGCCGTTTCGTAAGGCCTACCCCACCGAATTCCCTTATTTCACCGACATGGGCATGGATAAAAACATCGCCAAGGTGGAAAAGCTCGATGACAAGACCGTCAAGTTCACCCTGAACACAGTGGACGCTGCATTCATCCAGAACATGGCCATGCACTTTGCTTCTATCGAGTCTGCCGAGTACGTCGACAAGCTGCTCAAGGAAGGCAAACCTTCCGATATCAACCAGAAGCCGATCGGCACCGGCCCGTATGTCTTCCAGCGCTATCAAAAAGACTCGAACATCCGCTATGCCGCCAACAAGGACTACTGGAAACCCGATCAGGTCAAACTCGACAACCTGATTTTCTCGATCAATACCGATGCCTCGGCACGCATGCAAAAGCTGCGTAAAAACGAATGCCAGGTGTCACTCAACCCGCGCCCGGCAGACGTGGCCAGCCTCAAGGCCGACCCCAAGCTGCAAGTCATTGAGAAACCCGGGTTCAACCTTGGTTATATCGCCTACAACGTGCAGCACAAGCCGTTTGATCAGCTCCAGGTGCGCCAGGCGCTGGACATGGCCGTCAACAAGGACGCGATTCTCAAAGCGGTGTACCAGGGCGCCGGGCAGAAAGCCGTCAATGCGATGCCGCCCACCCAATGGTCCTACGACGAGACAATTACCGACGCCGCCTACAACCCGGAGAAAGCCAAAGAGCTGCTCAAGGCTGCCGGGGTCAAGGAAGGCACCGAGATCACTCTCTGGGCCATGCCGGTGCAACGCCCGTACAACCCCAACGCCAAGCTGATGGCCGAAATGCTGCAGTCGGACTGGGACAAGATCGGGCTCAAGGTCAAGATCGTCAGTTATGAATGGGGCGAGTACATCAAGCGCACCAAAAATGGCGAGCACGACGTCAGCCTGATCGGCTGGACCGGCGACAACGGTGACCCGGACAACTGGCTGGGCACGCTTTACAGCTGCGACGCGATCGGCGGCAACAACTACTCCATGTGGTGCGATCCGCAATACGACACGCTGATCAAAAACGCCAAGGCCGTGACCGACCGCGATCAACGCACCGTGCTGTACAAACAGGCACAACAATTGCTCAAGCAGCAGGTCCCGATCACACCGATTGCCCACTCGATGGTCAACCAGCCCTTGAGTGCCAAGGTCCAGGGTTTCACCGTAAGTCCCTTTGGTCGTAACGCCTTCTCGGGCGTCAGTCTAGACGACTAG